The proteins below come from a single Balaenoptera musculus isolate JJ_BM4_2016_0621 chromosome 1, mBalMus1.pri.v3, whole genome shotgun sequence genomic window:
- the LOC118879920 gene encoding uncharacterized protein LOC118879920, which yields MVSTLDSESSDPSSNLGGTFPFRQRPAIFYSVSSRKRTRASDARCLDALSRPRILLSPALDPTVWVPRRRLPGPATLLPPPVPRSRVPRALPPPPEENRLLRVARSTRTWRAGGGGRARGVPAGPWRLCPSRAIGGPGPAAQGRSDQASATCSSGHPGSRGRKAEAAPTESCPARGLRPASLVTNCAVVPHCSRFYHQKGNMEDKRIY from the coding sequence ATGGTGAGCACTCTGGACTCTGAATCCAGCGATCCGAGTTCAAATCTCGGTGGGACCTTTCCCTTTAGGCAGCGCCCAGCCATCTTTTACTCAGTTTCCTCCCGAAAGCGAACTCGCGCCTCAGATGCGCGCTGCCTGGATGCGCTTTCCCGCCCCCGCATCCTCCTCAGTCCTGCTCTCGACCCGACCGTCTGGGTCCCGAGAAGGAGGCTCCCCGGACCCGCGACCCTCCTGCCGCCGCCCGTGCCTCGCAGCCGCGTCCCCCGCGCTCTGCCGCCTCCTCCTGAGGAAAACCGGCTGCTCCGAGTGGCGCGGTCCACGCGGACGTGGCGGGCAGGTGGGGGGGGACGAGCCCGCGGCGTCCCCGCTGGACCCTGGCGACTCTGCCCGTCGCGGGCCATCGGaggccccggccccgccgcccAGGGGCGCAGCGACCAAGCCAGTGCCACCTGCTCGTCGGGTCACCCTGGGTCTCGGGGGCGAAAGGCAGAGGCTGCGCCCACTGAGTCCTGCCCCGCGAGGGGGCTTCGCCCCGCAAGTCTTGTAACTAACTGCGCGGTTGTCCCT